A stretch of Propionispora hippei DSM 15287 DNA encodes these proteins:
- the rpiB gene encoding ribose 5-phosphate isomerase B — protein MIALGADHGGYQLKNAIKKHLESKGIACKDFGTNSADSVDYPNYALAVANSIKSGECTEGILCCGTGVGISIAANKIDGIRAALVGDVFTAKLTKEHNNSNVLCLGERVIGQGLALMIVDTWLEAGYAGAHHQKRLDLLVELEKNQSC, from the coding sequence ATGATCGCTTTAGGTGCCGACCATGGTGGATACCAGCTTAAGAATGCAATTAAAAAACACTTGGAAAGCAAGGGAATTGCCTGTAAGGATTTCGGAACCAACTCGGCCGACAGCGTCGATTACCCGAATTATGCGTTAGCCGTAGCCAACAGCATCAAGTCCGGCGAATGCACGGAAGGGATATTGTGCTGCGGTACCGGTGTGGGTATTTCCATCGCGGCCAATAAGATTGACGGCATCCGCGCTGCCTTAGTGGGGGATGTGTTCACTGCCAAGTTAACCAAGGAGCATAATAATTCCAATGTGCTCTGCCTGGGTGAAAGAGTCATCGGCCAGGGACTGGCGTTGATGATTGTCGATACCTGGCTGGAAGCCGGTTATGCAGGGGCCCATCATCAAAAACGCCTGG
- the rpe gene encoding ribulose-phosphate 3-epimerase — MMSVKISPSILGANFCNLEQDIKVLEQHAVPVLHLDVMDGHFVPNITFGPDQIKMLRSVTEKMEFDAHLMVTDADSLLARLADAGVDSVTVHVEACPHLYRTLTTIKNLGMKAGVALNPATPIDTIKHVGHMLDRVLIMTVEPGFGGQKFIPGMLDKIAELNQYKQEKSLGFSIQVDGGINLGNIAEVVRHGASDIVIGSSMFNGSLEKNIQDFYAALK, encoded by the coding sequence ATGATGTCGGTAAAAATATCGCCATCGATATTGGGAGCGAATTTCTGTAATCTGGAGCAGGACATCAAGGTGCTGGAGCAACATGCAGTGCCTGTTCTGCATCTGGATGTGATGGACGGCCATTTTGTTCCGAATATTACGTTTGGCCCTGATCAAATAAAAATGCTGCGTTCGGTTACGGAAAAAATGGAGTTTGATGCCCATCTGATGGTGACCGATGCCGACTCCCTGCTGGCCCGTCTGGCTGATGCCGGGGTGGATTCGGTAACCGTTCATGTAGAGGCCTGTCCTCATTTGTACCGGACGCTGACTACCATCAAAAATCTGGGGATGAAGGCCGGTGTGGCCTTAAACCCGGCTACGCCGATCGATACGATCAAGCATGTAGGACATATGCTTGACCGTGTATTAATCATGACAGTTGAACCGGGTTTTGGCGGACAGAAATTTATTCCCGGTATGCTGGATAAAATTGCTGAGCTGAACCAATACAAACAAGAAAAAAGTCTGGGCTTTTCCATTCAAGTGGACGGCGGCATCAACCTTGGCAATATAGCCGAGGTAGTTCGTCATGGCGCCAGTGATATTGTTATTGGTTCCTCTATGTTTAATGGTTCGCTGGAGAAAAACATTCAGGATTTTTACGCCGCTCTTAAATAA